CGATGTCTTCCTTAGCCTTGCCCGCCAGTTCCTCGATGGCGCTCAACGCTTCAAGTTCCTCCGCTCGAACTTTTCGGTTCAAATGCTGGTTGCCGGCCTGCGTCCCTATTTGGAGGGGCGCTTCCACCTCAAACTCTCTGAGGAGGAGCGATCCTGGCTTCCAAGATTCCTGGCAGTCTCCCCCTCAGCCCTTTCTTACGCCCTATTTGCGCCTACCGATGAGTTTATCTCCACCTCGGAGGAGCTGGAACACAGCCCCTTGCCCAGCCCGGAGAAGGAGCGGCTCCGCAATCAACACATCAGCAAGCTGTACTCCAACCTGCTTCTTCGATACGCCAGCGACGCGCAGGATAGCCGATTCGATGAGGTGCTCCGCCACAAAGGAATACGAGGTCACCTCTATCGGATTACGGCCAAGGCGGCAAGCGCTGAGGAGCTGTTTTTCGCCATGCGGGGTGAATCGTATCTCACTCTCGCCGTGCCGCCTGGCGCTGGGATCGCTGTCCAGAAGGGACTCGGACATTCGAACTTCCTCAACGGCGATACACTATTGAGTAATGCAAAGGCCCTGATGCACATACAGGAGTTCGACTATGCTATCGAGCTGTTGGATCGCGCGATCAAAGATCTGAAGGACCCGAGCAAGCTCCTGGAGGCATGGCACTGCAAGGGGTCATGCCTCTCCGGCCAGAAACGCTACTCCGCCGCGATCACCTGCCTGAATGAAGCGCTCCGCTACGACAGTAATTACAAAGAGGCGTGGCTCCATAAGGCTGCCTGTTTGCGGGGATTAGGCGATAGCGGCGGGGCCGTTCATTGTGCCAGGCGAGCCCTGGAGATCGATCCCGCCTATGAAGAAGCGCGAGACTTCTTGAGGAGTACGTA
The Candidatus Methylomirabilota bacterium DNA segment above includes these coding regions:
- a CDS encoding tetratricopeptide repeat protein; the encoded protein is MAPKQPRTTAKSSPEAIGMKILAGLNKDKTLALAQLIEDLLDELGYTDFHPKLSSTRLTIDLKARHRSSGHRLHCYGCTIAHEIRPRELQGVHRRYMQARHRDRDLVGIFFSTTGFHPTARNWFSRLDPPARGDYHLFGVDKICALLRRAKLITSPDQVIYAIESRVMARLEAGNLVFAMGRFYWVFRIETKRGAAYAVLDAYGSPVSLRVAFSLKRLDGSLKGKRPLNLQAMEKVLLALAESGQKNIEFLSREIKEPLDDLREVMQELLDEGFLIAEPSGQPRWRCNRYSIKSEFDVFLSLARQFLDGAQRFKFLRSNFSVQMLVAGLRPYLEGRFHLKLSEEERSWLPRFLAVSPSALSYALFAPTDEFISTSEELEHSPLPSPEKERLRNQHISKLYSNLLLRYASDAQDSRFDEVLRHKGIRGHLYRITAKAASAEELFFAMRGESYLTLAVPPGAGIAVQKGLGHSNFLNGDTLLSNAKALMHIQEFDYAIELLDRAIKDLKDPSKLLEAWHCKGSCLSGQKRYSAAITCLNEALRYDSNYKEAWLHKAACLRGLGDSGGAVHCARRALEIDPAYEEARDFLRST